Proteins encoded by one window of Passer domesticus isolate bPasDom1 chromosome 10, bPasDom1.hap1, whole genome shotgun sequence:
- the LOC135309149 gene encoding TGF-beta receptor type-2-like, whose translation MGYCRRPGLLSLLLLSLSCGAGARRSLKTNLCKWCDSTAPACEESVCYSNCNLNSYCEDPYEICVAIWRQDNESIRISTLCHNPQRPIENLMVPNYNTSRCIMSHQPSEDGVIYICGCVDEQECNDKLIFENHTNGYSMLQSKEVIPVAAISLLPPLLVAVMVTVIFYLCRTQRRRKRAKAWGGKQGQPPVLPEQGKAGEREEKLSVLMDESPASSSRPAELLPIELDEMVGKGQFAEVWRAKLSHSRSGQYETVAVKIFPCEEYSSWKNESQIFTDTSLRHDSVLQFLTAEDRGTGPRREYWLITAYHSRGNLKDYLSHHVLSWMDLQKMAGSLVSGVAHLHSDYTACGRPKIPIAHRDIKSTNVLVKSEQECVLCDFGIAIRLDPSLTVDDFANSGQVGTARYMAPEVLESRVNLEDLESFKQMDVYSMALVLWEMASRCEVVGEVKNYELPFGSKVQEQPCVDTMRDIVLHGRGRPEIPSSWLVHQGMRFLCDTITECWDHDPEARLTAHCVAERFNLMAQMDCDDILNNNTDNEASKTAAPGGELQDTDGSRNVQ comes from the exons CCTGCGGGGCCGGCGCCCGCCGCAGCCTCAAGACCAACCTGTGCAAGTGGTGCGACTCCACAGCCCCGGCCTGCGAGGAGAGCGTGTGCTACAGCAACTGCAACCTCAACTCCTACTGCGAGGACCCCTACGAGATCTGCGTGGCGATATG GAGACAGGACAACGAGAGCATCAGGATCAGCACGCTGTGCCACAACCCCCAGCGCCCCATCGAAAACCTCATGGTCCCCAACTACAACACCTCGCGCTGCATCATGAGCCACCAGCCCAGCGAGGACGGCGTCATCTACATCTGTGGCTGTGTGGATGAGCAGGAGTGCAACGACAAACTCATCTTTGAAAACCACACCAATG GCTACTCCATGCTGCAGAGCAAAGAGGTGATCCCAGTGGCTGCCATCAGCCTGCTGCCCCCGCTGCTGGTGGCGGTGATGGTCACGGTGATATTTTACCTCTGCCGCACGCAGAGGCGACGCAAGCGAGCCAAGGCGTGGGGTGGCAAACAGGGACAGCCGCCGGTGCTGCCGGAGCAGGGGAAGGCAGGCGAGCGGGAGGAGAAGCTGTCCGTGCTGATGGATGagagcccagccagcagcagccgccccgctgagctgctgcccatcGAGCTGGACGAGATGGTGGGCAAGGGGCAGTTCGCCGAGGTGTGGAGGGCCAAGCTGAGCCACAGCCGCTCGGGGCAGTACGAGACTGTGGCCGTGAAGATCTTCCCCTGCGAGGAATACTCCTCCTGGAAGAACGAGAGCCAGATCTTCACCGACACCAGCCTCAGGCACGACAGCGTCCTGCAGTTCCTCACTGCCGAGGACCGGGGCACGGGGCCCCGCCGGGAGTACTGGCTCATCACCGCCTACCACAGCCGGGGCAACCTCAAGGACTACCTGTCCCACCACGTGCTGAGCTGGATGGACCTGCAGAAGATGGCTGGGTCGCTGGTGAGCGGGGTGGCCCACCTTCACAGCGACTACACGGCCTGCGGCCGCCCGAAAATCCCCATCGCCCACCGCGACATCAAGAGCACCAACGTGCTGGTGAAGAGCGAGCAGGAGTGCGTGCTCTGCGACTTCGGCATCGCCATACGCCTCGACCCCTCCCTCACCGTGGATGACTTTGCCAACAGCGGGCAG GTGGGCACCGCCAGGTACATGGCCCCAGAGGTGCTGGAGTCCAGAGTGAACCTGGAAGACCTGGAGTCTTTCAAGCAGATGGATGTCTACTCCATGGCCCTCGTCTTGTGGGAAATGGCCTCCAGATGTGAAGTGGTAGGAG AGGTAAAGAATTATGAGCTGCCCTTTGGGTCGAAAGTCCAGGAGCAGCCCTGTGTGGACACCATGAGGGACATCGTGCTGCATGGCAGGGGCCGGCCCGAGATCCCAAGCAGCTGGCTGGTGCACCAG GGAATGCGCTTCCTGTGCGACACCATCACGGAGTGCTGGGACCACGACCCCGAGGCGCGGCTCACCGCCCACTGCGTGGCCGAGCGCTTCAACCTGATGGCACAGATGGATTGTGATGACATCCTCAACAACAACACGGACAATGAGGCCAGCAAAACAGCTGCTCCAGGTGGGGAGCTCCAGGACACTGATGGGAGCAGAAACGTTCAGTGA